In one window of Echeneis naucrates chromosome 17, fEcheNa1.1, whole genome shotgun sequence DNA:
- the sntg1 gene encoding gamma-1-syntrophin: MDFKTSNEEPKTGIYLMQEGNEEPFNIRLHLARDILTIQEQDVICVTGEPFYSSERTVTIRRQTIGGFGLSIKGGAEHKIPVVISKISKEQKAELSGLLFIGDGILQINGINVRSYRHEEVVQVLRNAGEEVTLTVSFLKKTPAFLKLPLSEDCTCIPSDQSSGTSSPLCDSGLHLNYHPNNTDTLSCSSWPTSPGLRWEKRWVDLRLIPLLHSRLSQYVPGSDVCRKNAFQVIAVDGVCSGVIQFPAAEDCLDWLQTIASNISSLTKHNVKKINRNFPVNQQIIYMGWVDEKEQDSVQDRMYSPKFLALRGSSLFKFSAPPVTTWDWTRAEKSFTVYEIMCKILKDNDLLDKRKHCFSVQTESGEDMFFSVELECELLIWEKAFQMATFLEVERIQSKTYACIMESHLMGLTIDFSMGFVCFDAASKAVLWRYKFSQLKGSSDDGKSKIKFLFQNQDSKSIEAKELEFSNLFAVLHCIHAFFAAKVACLDPMFVESHGAATTTGIPSLSSISCNSQTPKLKYAT, encoded by the exons ATGGATTTCAAGACTTCAAATGAAGAG CCAAAGACTGGGATTTATTTGATGCAAGAAGGTAATGAGGAGCCGTTTAATATTCGACTACACTTGGCAAGAGATATTCTGACCATTCAAGAACAAGATGTCATCTGTGTGACGGGAGAGCCTTTTTATTCAAGC GAGAGGACTGTAACGATCAGGAGGCAGACAATTGGAGGGTTTGGTCTGAGCATCAAG GGTGGTGCTGAGCATAAAATCCCTGTTGTGATATCAAAAATATCGAAGGAGCAAAAAG CTGAACTCTCTGGGCTGCTTTTCATCGGAGATGGCATCCTTCAG ATAAATGGAATAAACGTTCGAAGCTATCGCCATGAGGAAGTG gtccaggttttgAGAAATGCTGGCGAAGAAGTGACTCTTACTGTCTCTTTCTTAAAGAAGACTCCTGCCTTTTTGAAACTGCCCTTGTCTGAGGACTGCACAT GCATTCCCAGTGACCAGAGCAGTGGgacatcctctcctctctgtgatAGTGGCCTGCACTTGAACTACCATCCTAATAACACG GACACGTTGTCCTGCTCATCCTGGCCCACATCCCCGGGACTTCGCTGGGAGAAGAGATGGGTGGACTTGCGCCTTATTCCCCTGCTACACTCACGCCTGTCGCAGTACGTGCCGGGCTCCGACGTCTGCAG GAAAAATGCTTTCCAAGTTATAGCCGTGGATGGAGTTTGCAGTGGAGTTATACAGTTTCCTGCAGCTGAAGACTGTTTGGACTGGCTTCAGACTATAGCGAGCAACATTTCCAGTCTCACCAAGCACAAT GTGAAGAAGATTAACCGAAATTTTCCAGTAAACCAGCAG ATAATCTATATGGGCTGGGTGGATGAGAAGGAGCAGGACTCTGTTCAGGACCGAATGTATTCACCAAAGTTCCTTGCATTGAGGGGTTCCTCACTCTTCAAGTTTTCGGCACCTCCT GTGACAACGTGGGACTGgaccagagcagagaaaagctTTACTGTCTATGAGATAATGTGCAAGATTTTAAAG GATAACGACCTCCTGGACAAGAGGAAGCACTGTTTTAGCGTCCAGACAGAGAGCGGGGAGGACATGTTCTTCAGCGTGGAGCTGGAGTGTGAGCTGCTGATCTGGGAAAAGGCTTTTCAGATGGCCACCTTCTTGGAGGTGGAGAGGATACAG AGTAAAACGTATGCCTGTATCATGGAGAGCCACCTTATGGGACTGACGATTGACTTCAGCATGGGCTTTGTGTGCTTTGATGCAGCTTCAAAG GCGGTATTGTGGCGATATAAGTTCTCCCAACTGAAAGGATCATCTGATGATGGAAAAAGCAAAATCAAGTTTTTATTCCAAAATCAAGATTCCAAATCTATTGAAGCAAAG gagCTGGAGTTCTCAAACCTCTTTGCTGTGCTTCACTGTATTCACGCTTTTTTTGCTGCCAAAGTGGCTTGCCTGGACCCGATGTTTGTGGAGAGCCATGGCGCCGCGACTACCACAGGGATTCCTTCTCTCTCCAGTATCTCATGTAACTCACAGACACCGAAACTCAAATATGCTACTTGA
- the pcmtd1 gene encoding protein-L-isoaspartate O-methyltransferase domain-containing protein 1, with protein MGGAVSAGEDNDDLIDNLKEAQYIRTEKVEQAFRAIDRGDYYLDGYRDSAYKDLAWKHGNIHLSAPCIYSEVMEALKLQPGLSFLNLGSGTGYLSTMVGLIIGPFGVNHGVEFHKDVVEYAREKLDDFIKNSDSFDKFEFCEPIFVVGNCLEISTDSHQYDRIYCGAGVQKDHENYMKVLLKIGGILVMPIEDQLTQITRTGQCTWESKNILAVSFAPLVQQNRADGEKPDAVQLPPVTVRSLQDLSRIYIRRTLRNLANEDSQGKGMVQRVPQKRKRRRCRRRRINTYVFVGNQLIPQMVESEEEEQPEEEHKEVEEEEERDIGDIEILKQVNILRDQIMALPLPESLKAYLLYYREK; from the exons ATGGGAGGAGCTGTGAGTGCAGGAGAGGATAATGATGACCTCATTGATAATCTGAAAGAAGCTCAGTATATTCGCACAGAAAAAGTTGAGCAGGCCTTTCGGGCCATAGACCGCGGTGACTACTATCTGGACGGCTACCGGGACAGTGCCTACAAAGACTTGGCATGGAAACATGGCAACATACATTTGTCTGCTCCATGTATATACTCTGAGGTGATGGAGGCCCTCAAACTGCAGCCAGGACTTTCTTTCCTCAACCTGGGCAGTGGAACCGGCTACCTGAGCACAATGGTTGGCCTTATCATTG ggCCATTTGGGGTGAACCATGGAGTTGAGTTCCATAAAGATGTGGTTGAATATGCCAGAGAGAAACTGGATGATTTCATTAAGAATAGCGACAGCTTTGATAA atttgaaTTCTGTGAACCCATCTTTGTGGTGGGGAATTGCCTTGAAATCTCAACAGACAGTCATCAATATGACCGCATTTACTGCGGCGCTGGGGTGCAGAAGGACCATGAAAATTACATGAAAGTGCTGCTCAAAATTGGAGGCATTCTGGTGATGCCTATAGAGGATCAG CTGACCCAGATAACCAGGACTGGTCAGTGCACATGGGAGAGCAAAAACATCTTGGCGGTGTCCTTTGCCCCCTTGGTCCAGCAAAACAGAGCCGATGGAGAGAAGCCTGATGCTGTCCAGCTGC CCCCAGTGACTGTCCGCAGCCTTCAGGACCTGTCTCGGATCTACATACGACGCACTCTCAGAAACTTGGCCAACGAGGACAGTCAGGGGAAGGGGATGGTGCAAAGAGTCCCCCAGAAGCGCAAACGCAGGCGCTGTCGTCGGCGGCGAATCAACACCTACGTTTTTGTAGGCAACCAGCTGATTCCCCAAATGGTGgagagcgaggaggaggagcagcctgaagaagaacacaaggaagtggaggaggaggaagaaagagacatTGGTGACATTGAAATTCTCAAACAAGTGAACATACTGAGAGACCAAATAATGGCTTTGCCGCTGCCTGAGTCACTGAAAGCATATTTGCTGTATTACAGAGAGAAATGA